Sequence from the Deltaproteobacteria bacterium genome:
TCCCGAATGCACTCATCGAAGAGGGGGCTTTGATGTGAAGAAGTCGCGATCTCGGACGACGACGGGTTCGTGGACCTCCGACTCGGCGATCGTCGATTGCGAGCCGAATTTCGGGCGTGAATCGCGCCACGCTGAACGTCGTCTACCGCACGCCCACGCCGCTGCACACCCCAGTGGTGTTCACCGCGAAGATCGAGCGCATCGAGGGGCGCAAGATCTTCGTGACGGGAGAGCTCCACGCCGGCGAACGGCTGTGCGCCGAGTGCAGCGCCGTGTTCATCTCGATGAAGGCAGGCACCTACGCGCATCTCGTCGAGCAGCGAGCGAAGCGCGAGGACTGAAGAGGCCCTAGAACTGCGCGCTCAGCGTCAGCCGCGCCGAAATCGGCTCCACGCGATGGAAGTGGCGTTCTTCGCTGAGCGGCGCAGTCGGTGAAATGCGCGACTCGTAGAAGTAGTCGATGTCGCTGTCCTCGCGATCGAGCAGGTTGAACGCGTCGAGCGTGAGGGTCCAGCGCTCGTTCCAGCGGTAGCCCGCCTGCGCGCTCACCAGCAGCGTTGCATCGGAGCGCGCGCTGTCGTCTTCGATCAGCGGGCGCGGACCGAAGTAGCGCAGGCGCACGCTCGCGAAGAAGCCGCGCCAGTCCTCGATCGTCGCGCCCGCGGCGACCACGGTCTCGATCGAGCCCGGCACGTGATTGCCCTCGGGCGCATCGTCGCGGAAGCGCGTGCGCGACCACGAAACGTCGGCGTCGAGCGTGAGCCAGTCGGTCGCGTTCCAGTAGTTGGCGAGCTCGAGGCCGTAGCGGCGGCTCGGGCGGCCGGCCTCGGTGGTGCCGGCGTCGCCCACGAACACGAGCTCCGAGTCGAGGTCGAGCCACCACGCCGACACCGTGCTGTGTAGGCCCGGCAGGAACGCGGTGCGCACGCCTACCTCGGCGCCCGCGGTCCGCACGAGCGGGTCGGCGCGCTTCACGCCCACGAGCGTGAGCGGATCGATGCGCGTGTTCACGCCGCGCGCGTCGTTGCTGTGGTAGCCGAGGCCCGCCTGCGCGTAGAGCTCGGTGCCGTCCCACGGGCCAGCGATCAGCGTGAGCTTCGGGCTCACGATCGCGTCGCTGCGCTCGCCGGAGTTGAGGCCGAGCCGATCGCGCACGTCGCAGTGAAACCAGTCCGCGCGCACGCCGAGCACCGAGCGGAACGTGTCGCTCCAGTGCAGCTCGCCTTCGGCGAACCCCGACACGCTCGTTTCCGCGATGTCGTCGCTGCGCACGATCGCGGGCAGGCCTCCCGCCTTCGCGACCCGCTGGCGTCGCGAGGTGTTGAAGAGCCCGTTGTCGATCTGGTCGCTGCGGATCTCGACGCCGCCGCTGAGCTTTGCCTCGAAGCGGCCGAGCTGCGCGAGTCGGCTGTGACGCGCGCTCGCACCGAAGGTCCAGCGCTCGTCGGTTTGCTCGAACTGATCGCCGAGGGCGGCGTCGTTCGCGAAGTACGTGAAGTTCGAGAACAGGTCGAGGTCGTAATAGAACGCGTAGGCCATCACGCGCGTCGACGTGTCGTCGCCCGCACGGTGGATCTCCGCGCTCAGCTGGTAGCGCTGCGAGTCGCCGCCCGTGGAGTCGTCGAGCGCACCGAAGCGGCCGACCAGCGGCTTCGCGCTCACCGCGATCTGGTCGCTCGAGTCCCACGCGCCGTGATAGCCGAGCGCGGTCACGCTCCAGCCCGCGTCTTCGTCGCCTCGCCCGTAGCGCAGCATCCCCACGCCTTTGTCGAAGTCGTCGCCGCGCTTCCATGGGCCCTCGTTGTGTGCGTACTCGAAGCCCGCGACGAAGTCCCCGCCCGCGAGCTCGGCGCCGGTCGTGACGACTGCCCTGGCGTGACCGAAGCGCCCGCCTTCGACCTGCACGAGCGTGTGCTCGAGCGAGTCGACGAGCTGAAGGTCGGCAGCTCCGGCGGAGCTGAAGTCGCCGACGTCGGCGTAGTACACGCCCTTGCGATAGTTCACGCGCGCGATCAGCTCGGGGATCACGAGATTCAGGTCGGTCCAACCTTGGCCGTGACCGTGCGAGCGCAGGTTCACCGGCACGCCGTCGACGCTCGTCGCGAAGTCGGTGCCGTGGTCGAGGTTGAAGCCGCGCAGGAAGTACTGATTGGCTTTTCCGCCGCCCGCGTGCTGCGTGACGATCAGGCCCGGCACCGTCTCGAGCACTTCGCCAACGCGCAGCGTCGGGCGCAGGTCGAGCTGCTCGGCGCCGACCGTGCCTTGCGACGCCGACTCCGCGACGCCGACCAGGCTCTGTGCGCGGCCTGTGACGACGATCTCCTCGACGTCGAGCTTGCGCGGCGTAGCGCTCGGCGCCGCTTCCTGCGCGCTCGCGCTCGACGCCGCGACCGTCGCAGCGAGCGCCGGGCCGACGATGCGCCACGCGAGCCAGCCGATGCCGTGCAGCGCGAGCGACGCCGCGAGCATCCCGGCGCCGAAGGCGAGCGCGCTCGCCGCGCTCGGCTGCTCCGCGCCGTGCGCAATTCCGTGCGCGAGCCCGAACGACGCCGCGACTGCGGCCGCGACGAGCGGAGCGAGCTGCACCCGCGCCCCGGCGAAGAGACCGAGCGCGAGAACCGAGCCGCCGATCGCGAGCTCAGTCAGCGCCAGCGCTCCGGTCTGTGCACCGAGCGCGCCGCCGCCGAGAAGTGCGGCGCCGAACGCGAGCGGGATCACGAGGCGCGAGCGAGCCCGTTGCTGCGCCGCCCATACGCCGAGCGCGAGCATCGCGAGCAGGTGGTCCCAGCCGAGCAGCGGATGCCGAAAGCCCGCGACCCAATCGGAGTGATCAGCCCCGCTGGGAAGGGCGTGCGCCCCCATCGGCACTGCCAAGACGAGGAGCGCGAGGAGCGATGCAACAAGCGTCATGGATCCTCCGAAATGCGAACGCTGCGAGCCTAGAGGAGCACGCGCGACGATTGGAGTACGGAGCCGCGGCGACTTCAGCCGTGCCGCTCACGCGCGCGGTTCGACCACCACTACGGGCAGCTCGCGACTGCCCCGCGTCTTCCGCTCGTAGCGTGCGTAGTCGCGGTAGTTGGCGACGAGCGCCGCCCACAGCCGCGCGCGCTCCTCCCCTGCCGCGAGTCTCGCGCGCACGGCCAGCTCGAGCGCTCCCGCCTGCACGCGCGCCTCGGGCCGCGCCTGAAGGTTGAGCCACCACTCCGGCGGTTTCGCGTCGCCGGCGTTCGAGCCCACCACCACGAAGCGCTCGCCGTCGGGGACGTAGAGCAGCGGGATCGTGTAGAGGCGCCCGCTCTTGCGGCCCGTGTGCGTGAGCAGCAGCGAGCGCCAGTCGAGAATCGGGATGCGGTGCCCGATGACTCCGCTCGTCGCGCGGTAGATCCAGCGATGCAGCGCCGTGATCAGTGCGAGCAGCCAGCGGACGTTAGGCATGCGGAGGCTGCGCTTGTTTGGCCGCGATGAGCCGCTCGAGCAGGCCCAGCGACGCGAAGCCGAGCAGGAACGTCTGCCAGCCCCAAGCGAGCGCGCTCTCGCGCATGCCGGCCCGCTCGGCGAGCTGCACGGCGCGCAGCCCCTTCTTCACGTGCAGCCAGCACGCCCACGCGAAGATCGCGCCGATCGCCCAGCGCGGAAGCCAGCCCGCGACGTTCTCGGCGAACCAGCCGTAACAAGTCGCGGAGATCGCGAGCGCGCCGGTCGCCGCCATGCCCGCGAGAATCGCGATCCACCAGGCGGCGTGCGGGCGCTCGATGCGGTCGAAGGGGTCCATCGCGGGCGAATCGTACGCGCGCGCTCAACTCTGCGCGCCTTCTGCCGATGCGCTGCGCGTGGCAACTCTCGTGCAGATCGCTCTCGCGTTCTCGGTCGCTGCGCTGCCGGCGCTCGCGGCTGCGGACGCCAGTTGTCGCGCCCGCACCGAGCACGTCGACGCGCGCGGCGTCGCGA
This genomic interval carries:
- a CDS encoding DUF4499 domain-containing protein, with the translated sequence MDPFDRIERPHAAWWIAILAGMAATGALAISATCYGWFAENVAGWLPRWAIGAIFAWACWLHVKKGLRAVQLAERAGMRESALAWGWQTFLLGFASLGLLERLIAAKQAQPPHA
- a CDS encoding nitroreductase family deazaflavin-dependent oxidoreductase, which encodes MPNVRWLLALITALHRWIYRATSGVIGHRIPILDWRSLLLTHTGRKSGRLYTIPLLYVPDGERFVVVGSNAGDAKPPEWWLNLQARPEARVQAGALELAVRARLAAGEERARLWAALVANYRDYARYERKTRGSRELPVVVVEPRA
- a CDS encoding TonB-dependent receptor; this translates as MTLVASLLALLVLAVPMGAHALPSGADHSDWVAGFRHPLLGWDHLLAMLALGVWAAQQRARSRLVIPLAFGAALLGGGALGAQTGALALTELAIGGSVLALGLFAGARVQLAPLVAAAVAASFGLAHGIAHGAEQPSAASALAFGAGMLAASLALHGIGWLAWRIVGPALAATVAASSASAQEAAPSATPRKLDVEEIVVTGRAQSLVGVAESASQGTVGAEQLDLRPTLRVGEVLETVPGLIVTQHAGGGKANQYFLRGFNLDHGTDFATSVDGVPVNLRSHGHGQGWTDLNLVIPELIARVNYRKGVYYADVGDFSSAGAADLQLVDSLEHTLVQVEGGRFGHARAVVTTGAELAGGDFVAGFEYAHNEGPWKRGDDFDKGVGMLRYGRGDEDAGWSVTALGYHGAWDSSDQIAVSAKPLVGRFGALDDSTGGDSQRYQLSAEIHRAGDDTSTRVMAYAFYYDLDLFSNFTYFANDAALGDQFEQTDERWTFGASARHSRLAQLGRFEAKLSGGVEIRSDQIDNGLFNTSRRQRVAKAGGLPAIVRSDDIAETSVSGFAEGELHWSDTFRSVLGVRADWFHCDVRDRLGLNSGERSDAIVSPKLTLIAGPWDGTELYAQAGLGYHSNDARGVNTRIDPLTLVGVKRADPLVRTAGAEVGVRTAFLPGLHSTVSAWWLDLDSELVFVGDAGTTEAGRPSRRYGLELANYWNATDWLTLDADVSWSRTRFRDDAPEGNHVPGSIETVVAAGATIEDWRGFFASVRLRYFGPRPLIEDDSARSDATLLVSAQAGYRWNERWTLTLDAFNLLDREDSDIDYFYESRISPTAPLSEERHFHRVEPISARLTLSAQF